A genome region from Ottowia testudinis includes the following:
- a CDS encoding LysM peptidoglycan-binding domain-containing protein, whose product MRAPALHGGLTDAPPPERYVEHEVQEGETLTEVSHRYQTEVPMLEAANPQVPDPDQIDIGQRLNVPIGEGYGREPTQGIVAPGQSLTDMARQYPGVSASDIVGANRHRMADPDLVFTGQKVWVPADKPPTALEQKVKATDQAMQTLKGAERTYDELATSDASPARLRLHENLEGARGGLKTATGAELEERVRAAQPPGAEPGEAVYQSAGQQIAQRYQASPAESAKLDHALGALATGRETARVQTRADGIVGQARRETDPAKALQALNDGLKTAPPEVRAAALSSANGQAVVQSSVDWATEPMGEKGIHGKTPVYNAFDGPLESQQAMGRLDEVTRHLDPALAAQVAGQSLPAFETYSSAARERFGTIAGNQQMRSALNVLERGLDTPAGQANMDRILKMGMWHAPAVAQHIAEGGRPDYALAFGRQPKQPEPVGDPAGIARSVIDSGTAQFRQKVAEHGRAYAEHMQEVGWLIQNQGGTMTPDQLQQAVADYAKSKGPEWEAEGKRMQQQLAQDGEKLLTQVSVLGQGTNAPATRDASAQAIEKTLQDPAARTAISTALKTNPALTTGVLGERMLDLFANPNVSGPAKLLNRVTWLGQDFATAYVKANVLQQMEVGTLHPRDYDSIEQAKQALNKMRDTRFAKLMGVSPTQMNQAVDALDEIHFRRGDTFASLDQRIKKLSDTLDGIKGLEKTTLPGQLVRAAGIGMAGVGLLASSGKALDDPSLLNMARVLSDSAGLAWRGADIAIGKGVLDAESRLGLLGSSAFARFTGVLGAAVDAYTAYDAFSKGDAVSGGLFAAQGAGMLAATFAAGGPVGWIGLGVMVAAAAGLWFWNEHKAHSTHETQWDGGRSRDFLAHAGIQAPAADTLSDQSSDGHSVVPLLARYAQTQGLDLRTQAGNAAFADWINKMDAAQLGQLKDRLHATANRLEGDADRFGATATDDASYQPSKEVYRVGGRAAYKTVEYPSALSAVQLEKVLQQLGVPAL is encoded by the coding sequence GTGCGTGCACCCGCCCTGCACGGTGGACTCACCGATGCGCCACCGCCCGAGCGCTATGTGGAGCACGAGGTTCAGGAGGGCGAAACGCTGACCGAGGTGTCGCACCGGTACCAGACCGAGGTGCCCATGCTGGAGGCGGCCAATCCGCAAGTCCCCGACCCGGATCAGATCGACATTGGCCAGAGGCTCAACGTACCGATCGGCGAAGGCTATGGGCGCGAGCCGACCCAGGGCATCGTGGCGCCGGGCCAGAGCCTGACCGACATGGCGCGCCAGTACCCCGGTGTCAGCGCCAGCGACATCGTGGGCGCCAACCGGCACCGCATGGCCGACCCCGATCTCGTGTTCACGGGCCAGAAAGTCTGGGTGCCGGCCGATAAGCCGCCGACCGCCTTGGAGCAAAAGGTGAAGGCCACGGACCAGGCCATGCAAACGCTGAAGGGCGCCGAGCGCACGTACGATGAACTGGCCACGAGCGATGCGTCGCCCGCGCGGCTGCGCCTGCACGAGAACCTGGAAGGCGCACGCGGCGGCCTCAAGACCGCGACGGGCGCCGAACTCGAGGAGCGCGTGCGTGCGGCTCAGCCCCCAGGCGCTGAGCCGGGCGAAGCGGTTTACCAGTCCGCCGGCCAGCAGATCGCGCAGCGCTACCAAGCCAGTCCCGCCGAGAGCGCCAAGCTCGATCACGCGCTGGGCGCGCTGGCCACCGGCCGCGAAACGGCGCGCGTGCAGACCAGGGCCGACGGCATCGTCGGCCAGGCGCGGCGCGAAACCGATCCCGCGAAGGCGCTGCAGGCGCTGAATGACGGCCTGAAAACCGCGCCGCCCGAGGTCCGCGCGGCGGCGCTGAGCAGCGCCAACGGCCAGGCCGTGGTGCAGTCCTCCGTGGATTGGGCGACCGAACCCATGGGCGAGAAGGGGATCCACGGCAAGACGCCGGTCTACAACGCCTTTGACGGGCCGCTGGAGAGCCAGCAGGCCATGGGCCGGCTCGACGAGGTCACCCGCCATCTCGACCCCGCGCTGGCGGCGCAGGTGGCCGGTCAATCCTTGCCGGCGTTCGAGACTTATTCGAGCGCCGCGCGGGAGCGGTTTGGCACCATCGCCGGCAACCAGCAGATGCGATCGGCGCTGAACGTGCTGGAGCGCGGCCTCGACACGCCCGCCGGCCAGGCCAACATGGACCGCATCCTCAAGATGGGCATGTGGCATGCGCCCGCGGTGGCCCAGCACATCGCCGAGGGCGGCCGGCCCGACTACGCGCTGGCTTTCGGCCGCCAGCCCAAGCAGCCCGAGCCAGTGGGCGATCCGGCCGGGATCGCCCGGAGCGTGATCGACAGCGGCACCGCGCAGTTCCGCCAGAAAGTCGCCGAACATGGCCGCGCCTACGCCGAGCACATGCAGGAGGTGGGTTGGTTGATCCAGAACCAGGGCGGCACCATGACGCCCGATCAACTGCAACAAGCCGTTGCCGACTATGCCAAGTCCAAGGGCCCCGAGTGGGAAGCCGAAGGCAAGCGCATGCAACAGCAGCTGGCGCAAGACGGCGAGAAGCTGCTGACGCAGGTGTCGGTGCTGGGCCAGGGCACCAATGCGCCGGCCACGCGCGACGCCAGTGCGCAGGCGATCGAAAAGACGCTGCAAGACCCGGCCGCGCGCACGGCCATCTCGACCGCCCTGAAAACCAATCCGGCGCTGACCACCGGGGTGCTGGGTGAGCGCATGCTCGACTTGTTTGCCAACCCCAACGTCAGCGGCCCGGCCAAACTGCTCAACCGGGTCACCTGGCTGGGGCAGGACTTCGCCACCGCCTACGTGAAGGCCAACGTGCTCCAGCAGATGGAGGTCGGCACGCTGCACCCGCGCGATTACGACAGCATCGAGCAGGCCAAGCAGGCCCTCAACAAGATGCGCGACACACGCTTTGCCAAGCTGATGGGCGTGTCGCCGACGCAAATGAACCAAGCGGTTGACGCGCTGGACGAGATCCACTTCCGGCGTGGCGACACCTTCGCCAGCCTCGATCAGCGCATCAAGAAGCTGTCCGACACGCTCGATGGCATCAAGGGGTTGGAGAAGACCACGCTGCCCGGCCAGCTGGTGCGTGCGGCAGGCATCGGCATGGCCGGGGTCGGCTTGTTGGCGTCGAGCGGCAAGGCGTTGGACGATCCGTCGCTTCTCAACATGGCGCGCGTGTTGTCCGATTCGGCGGGACTGGCTTGGCGCGGCGCGGACATCGCCATCGGCAAAGGCGTGCTCGATGCCGAATCCAGGCTCGGCCTGCTGGGCAGTAGCGCGTTTGCAAGATTCACGGGCGTGCTGGGGGCGGCGGTGGACGCCTACACCGCTTACGACGCGTTCTCCAAGGGCGACGCTGTCTCGGGCGGGCTGTTCGCCGCGCAGGGGGCGGGCATGCTGGCCGCGACCTTCGCCGCTGGCGGCCCAGTGGGCTGGATCGGCCTGGGCGTGATGGTGGCCGCGGCCGCCGGCCTGTGGTTTTGGAACGAACACAAGGCCCACAGCACGCACGAAACGCAATGGGATGGGGGGCGTTCGCGCGACTTTCTCGCGCACGCCGGCATCCAGGCTCCGGCCGCCGATACCCTGAGCGACCAAAGCAGCGATGGCCACAGCGTGGTGCCCTTGCTCGCGCGCTATGCGCAAACCCAAGGGCTGGACTTGCGCACCCAGGCCGGCAATGCCGCCTTCGCGGATTGGATCAACAAGATGGACGCGGCCCAGCTGGGCCAGTTGAAGGATCGGTTGCATGCCACCGCCAACCGGCTGGAAGGCGACGCAGACAGGTTTGGCGCCACCGCCACCGACGACGCCAGTTATCAGCCCTCGAAGGAGGTGTACCGGGTAGGGGGACGCGCGGCCTACAAGACGGTCGAGTATCCGTCGGCCTTATCGGCGGTTCAGCTCGAAAAAGTGCTGCAGCAACTGGGCGTGCCCGCCTTGTGA
- the alkB gene encoding DNA oxidative demethylase AlkB translates to MTADLFAGHAPPPGGVVALGPAARLLRGFALPWADAIARALPSVLARAPFRHMETPGGQHMSVALTSCGALGWCSDRRGYRYAPRDPDSGHPWPPLPAPWLGLAREAAHTAGFDGFAPDACLINRYMPGTRLALHQDRDEQDFGQPIVSVSLGLPAAFLWGGARRADRAERVPLFHGDVVVWGGADRLRFHGVAPVRAGEHPFAGGQRINLTFRRAG, encoded by the coding sequence ATGACCGCCGACCTGTTCGCCGGCCACGCGCCGCCGCCGGGCGGTGTGGTGGCGCTCGGGCCCGCGGCGCGCCTGTTGCGCGGCTTTGCGCTGCCATGGGCCGATGCGATCGCTCGCGCGCTGCCGTCCGTGCTGGCACGGGCGCCGTTTCGCCACATGGAGACACCGGGCGGCCAACACATGTCGGTCGCGCTGACCAGTTGCGGCGCGCTCGGCTGGTGCAGCGACCGGCGCGGTTACCGCTACGCGCCGCGCGACCCGGACAGCGGACACCCTTGGCCGCCGCTGCCCGCGCCCTGGCTGGGCTTGGCGCGCGAAGCGGCGCACACGGCCGGCTTTGACGGCTTTGCCCCCGACGCTTGCCTGATCAACCGCTACATGCCCGGCACCCGCCTGGCGCTGCACCAAGATCGGGACGAGCAGGACTTTGGGCAACCGATCGTCTCGGTATCGCTCGGCTTGCCGGCCGCCTTTCTGTGGGGCGGCGCGCGGCGCGCCGACCGCGCCGAACGCGTGCCGCTGTTCCATGGCGACGTCGTGGTGTGGGGCGGCGCCGATCGGCTGCGGTTTCATGGCGTGGCCCCTGTCCGCGCCGGTGAACACCCCTTTGCGGGCGGGCAGCGCATCAACCTGACATTCCGCCGCGCCGGCTGA
- a CDS encoding YqaA family protein — protein sequence MEAWLQQLLAALALPEYGLSTVFVVAFVSATLLPLGSEPAVFGLIKLNPYLFWPAIGVATAGNTLGGVVTWWMGYGAHQAVDKYRHSPTHLRALAWLERIGPSACFLSFLPVIGDPLCAVAGWLRMPLAPCTAWMAAGKFARYVVMTAALLAAWPGVLRFAA from the coding sequence ATGGAAGCTTGGCTGCAACAACTTCTCGCCGCGTTGGCACTGCCTGAATACGGCCTGTCGACGGTGTTCGTGGTCGCCTTCGTCTCGGCCACGCTGCTGCCATTGGGCTCCGAACCGGCGGTGTTTGGCTTGATCAAGCTCAACCCGTACCTGTTCTGGCCCGCCATCGGGGTGGCGACCGCCGGCAATACGCTGGGCGGTGTGGTGACCTGGTGGATGGGCTACGGCGCGCACCAGGCGGTGGACAAGTACCGCCACTCGCCCACGCACTTGCGCGCGCTCGCGTGGCTTGAGCGCATCGGGCCGTCAGCGTGCTTTCTGTCGTTTCTGCCCGTGATCGGCGACCCGCTGTGTGCCGTCGCCGGCTGGCTGCGCATGCCGCTGGCGCCCTGCACCGCGTGGATGGCGGCCGGCAAGTTCGCGCGCTATGTGGTCATGACGGCGGCGCTGCTCGCGGCGTGGCCGGGCGTGCTGCGATTTGCTGCATAA
- the dusB gene encoding tRNA dihydrouridine synthase DusB: protein MQIGPHRLPNRLFVAPMAGVTDRPFRQLCRGFGAGYAVSEMVTSRKDLWHTLKTSRRADHTGEPGPIAVQIAGTDAAMMADAARYNIDRGAQIIDINMGCPAKKVCNKWAGSALMQDEALALQIVEAVVAACAPHGVPVTLKMRTGWCAREKNALAIARAAETAGVRMVTVHGRTREQGYQGAAEYDTIAAVKAALKIPVVANGDIDSPAKAQTVLRDTGADALMIGRAAQGRPWIFREVAHFLATGEQLAPPLVLEVRRALLAHLHDHYGLYGEFTGVRSARKHIGWYVRDLPGGAAFRARMNGIDSAPLQWQLVADYFEELADGHERLPAAPAVQPTGALEAR, encoded by the coding sequence ATGCAGATCGGTCCCCACCGCCTCCCCAACCGCTTGTTTGTCGCCCCCATGGCGGGCGTGACCGATCGGCCTTTCCGCCAGCTGTGCCGCGGCTTCGGCGCGGGCTATGCCGTCAGCGAGATGGTGACTTCGCGCAAGGACTTGTGGCACACGCTGAAGACCTCGCGCCGCGCCGACCACACGGGCGAACCCGGCCCCATCGCCGTGCAGATCGCCGGCACCGACGCCGCCATGATGGCCGACGCGGCGCGCTACAACATCGACCGCGGCGCGCAGATCATCGACATCAACATGGGCTGCCCGGCCAAGAAGGTGTGCAACAAGTGGGCCGGCAGCGCGCTGATGCAGGATGAGGCGCTGGCGCTGCAGATCGTCGAGGCCGTGGTCGCCGCTTGCGCGCCGCACGGCGTGCCGGTGACGCTGAAGATGCGTACCGGCTGGTGCGCGCGCGAGAAAAACGCGCTGGCCATTGCCCGCGCCGCCGAAACGGCCGGCGTGCGGATGGTCACCGTGCATGGCCGCACGCGCGAGCAGGGGTACCAGGGCGCGGCTGAGTACGACACCATCGCCGCCGTCAAGGCCGCGCTGAAGATTCCGGTGGTGGCCAATGGCGACATTGATTCGCCCGCCAAGGCGCAGACCGTGCTGCGCGACACCGGCGCCGACGCGCTGATGATCGGCCGCGCCGCGCAAGGCCGCCCGTGGATCTTTCGCGAGGTGGCGCACTTTCTGGCCACGGGCGAGCAGCTGGCGCCGCCGCTGGTGCTGGAAGTGCGGCGCGCGCTGTTGGCGCACCTGCACGACCACTACGGGCTGTATGGCGAATTCACCGGCGTGCGCTCGGCGCGCAAGCACATCGGCTGGTATGTGCGCGATCTGCCGGGCGGTGCAGCGTTTCGCGCCCGCATGAACGGCATCGACAGCGCGCCGCTGCAATGGCAGCTGGTGGCCGACTATTTCGAGGAACTGGCTGACGGCCACGAGCGCCTGCCCGCGGCGCCCGCCGTCCAGCCCACGGGGGCACTGGAGGCCCGCTGA
- a CDS encoding Fis family transcriptional regulator — MSKKNIEDCVRESLEAYFRDLRGTEPGALYDMVVRAVEKPLLDVVMQHAGHNQSRAAEWLGMNRNTLRKKLVEHQLL, encoded by the coding sequence ATGAGCAAGAAGAACATCGAGGATTGCGTGCGCGAAAGCCTGGAGGCGTATTTTCGCGACCTTCGGGGCACCGAGCCGGGCGCGCTGTACGACATGGTGGTGCGGGCGGTGGAAAAGCCGCTGCTCGACGTGGTGATGCAGCACGCCGGCCACAACCAGAGCCGCGCCGCCGAATGGCTGGGCATGAACCGCAACACCTTGCGAAAAAAGCTGGTGGAACATCAGCTTCTGTAG
- the purH gene encoding bifunctional phosphoribosylaminoimidazolecarboxamide formyltransferase/IMP cyclohydrolase, producing the protein MNALISVSDKTGVAEFAAALVALGFNLLSTGGTAKLLQDAGLPVTEVAEVTRFPEMLDGRVKTLHPAVHGGLLARRDLTAHMQALADHGIGTIDLVVINLYPFESTVAQPGCTLADAIENIDIGGPAMVRSAAKNWQHVAVLTDAAQYAPVLAELQAGGGQLSDKTRFGLAVAAFNRISNYDAAISDYLSAIDLSADHEGNAPTRGLFPAQSNGRFVKLQDLRYGENPHQQAAFYRDLYPAPGSLVTAQQLQGKELSYNNIADADAAWECVKQWSVPACVIVKHANPCGVAVGADALEAYQKAFKTDPTSAFGGIIAFNVPVDGAAAEAVSKQFVEVLMAPDFTPEALAVFQAKANVRVLRISLAGVRRDGASAWERGLNAIDVKRVGSGLLMQTADNHELTLAELKVVTKKAPTDHQLQDLLFAWNVAKFVKSNAIVFCQDGMTMGVGAGQMSRLDSARIASIKAGHAGLSLQGTAVASDAFFPFRDGLDVVIDQGATCVIQPGGSMRDQEVIDAADERGVAMVFSGVRHFRH; encoded by the coding sequence ATGAACGCACTGATTTCCGTATCCGACAAGACCGGCGTGGCCGAATTCGCCGCCGCGCTGGTGGCGCTGGGCTTCAACCTGCTGTCGACCGGCGGCACGGCCAAGCTGCTGCAGGACGCCGGCCTGCCCGTGACCGAGGTGGCCGAGGTGACGCGCTTTCCCGAGATGCTGGACGGCCGCGTCAAGACTCTGCACCCCGCCGTGCACGGCGGCCTGCTGGCGCGGCGCGACCTGACGGCGCACATGCAGGCGCTGGCCGACCACGGCATCGGCACCATCGACCTGGTGGTCATCAACCTCTACCCATTCGAGTCCACCGTGGCCCAGCCCGGCTGCACGCTGGCCGACGCGATCGAGAACATCGACATCGGCGGCCCGGCCATGGTGCGCAGCGCGGCCAAGAACTGGCAGCACGTGGCCGTGCTGACCGACGCCGCGCAGTACGCGCCGGTGCTGGCCGAGTTGCAGGCCGGCGGCGGCCAGTTGTCCGACAAGACGCGCTTTGGCCTGGCCGTGGCCGCCTTCAACCGCATCAGCAACTACGACGCGGCCATCAGCGATTACCTGTCTGCTATCGATTTGAGTGCTGACCATGAAGGAAATGCGCCGACTCGGGGGCTTTTTCCTGCCCAAAGCAATGGCCGCTTCGTCAAGCTGCAGGATTTGCGCTACGGCGAGAACCCGCACCAGCAGGCCGCTTTCTACCGCGACCTGTACCCGGCGCCCGGCTCGCTCGTCACGGCCCAGCAGCTGCAGGGCAAGGAGCTGAGCTACAACAACATCGCCGACGCCGACGCGGCGTGGGAATGCGTCAAGCAGTGGAGTGTGCCCGCCTGCGTGATCGTCAAGCATGCCAACCCGTGCGGCGTGGCGGTGGGCGCGGATGCGCTCGAGGCGTACCAGAAAGCCTTCAAGACCGACCCCACCAGCGCCTTCGGCGGCATCATCGCCTTCAACGTGCCGGTGGATGGCGCGGCGGCCGAGGCCGTGTCCAAGCAGTTCGTCGAGGTGCTGATGGCGCCCGACTTCACGCCCGAGGCGTTGGCGGTGTTCCAGGCCAAGGCCAATGTGCGCGTGCTGCGCATTTCGCTGGCGGGCGTGCGGCGCGATGGCGCCAGCGCCTGGGAGCGCGGGCTGAACGCGATCGACGTCAAGCGCGTCGGCTCGGGCCTGCTGATGCAGACCGCGGACAACCACGAGCTGACGCTGGCCGAGCTGAAGGTGGTGACCAAGAAAGCGCCGACCGATCACCAACTGCAGGATCTGCTGTTCGCCTGGAACGTCGCCAAGTTCGTCAAGAGCAACGCCATCGTGTTCTGCCAGGACGGCATGACGATGGGCGTGGGCGCGGGGCAGATGAGCCGGCTCGATTCAGCGCGCATCGCCAGCATCAAGGCGGGTCACGCCGGCTTGTCATTGCAGGGGACGGCGGTGGCGAGCGACGCGTTCTTTCCCTTCCGCGACGGGCTGGACGTGGTGATCGACCAGGGCGCCACCTGCGTCATCCAGCCCGGCGGCAGCATGCGCGATCAGGAAGTGATCGACGCCGCCGACGAGCGCGGCGTGGCGATGGTGTTTTCAGGCGTGCGGCATTTCAGGCATTGA
- the hemL gene encoding glutamate-1-semialdehyde 2,1-aminomutase, with amino-acid sequence MKPNTDLNDALMARARQVIPGGVNSPVRAFRAVGGTPRFVQRAQGAYFWDANGTRYIDYIGSWGPMILGHGHPAVLEAVQKAALDGFSFGAPTEREIELAEEILSLVPSMEMLRLVSSGTEAGMTAIRLARGATGRTKIIKFEGCYHGHADALLVKAGSGLATFGHATSAGVPPEVVRHTLVLEYNNIAQLEEAFALHGADIAGLIIEPIAGNMNFVRATVDFTRRCRELCTQHGALLIYDEVMTGCRVALGSAQSVYAQSIPGFEPDITVMGKVIGGGMPLAAFGGKRAVMEQLAPLGGVYQAGTLSGNPVATACGLATLREIKKPGFFETLSAKTRRLVDGLSAAAHETGLPFSADCEGGMFGFFLLPELPRNYTQVMKTDNTRFNQLFHGLLDRGVYIAPALYEAGFVSAAHTDEDLAATIEAAREVFKLL; translated from the coding sequence ATGAAACCAAACACTGATCTCAACGATGCGCTCATGGCGCGTGCGCGCCAGGTGATTCCTGGTGGCGTCAACTCGCCCGTGCGCGCCTTTCGCGCCGTCGGCGGCACGCCGCGTTTCGTGCAGCGCGCGCAGGGCGCCTACTTCTGGGACGCCAACGGCACCCGCTATATCGATTACATCGGCTCCTGGGGCCCCATGATCCTGGGCCACGGCCACCCGGCCGTGCTGGAGGCGGTGCAGAAGGCCGCGCTGGACGGCTTCTCGTTCGGTGCCCCGACCGAGCGCGAGATCGAGCTGGCGGAAGAAATCCTGTCGCTGGTGCCGTCGATGGAAATGCTGCGCCTGGTCAGCAGCGGCACCGAAGCCGGCATGACGGCGATTCGCCTGGCGCGCGGCGCCACCGGGCGCACCAAGATCATCAAGTTCGAAGGCTGCTACCACGGCCACGCCGACGCGCTGCTGGTCAAGGCCGGCTCGGGCCTGGCCACCTTCGGCCACGCCACCAGCGCCGGCGTGCCGCCCGAGGTGGTGCGGCACACGCTGGTGCTCGAATACAACAACATCGCGCAACTCGAGGAGGCCTTCGCGCTGCACGGCGCCGACATCGCGGGCCTGATCATCGAGCCGATCGCCGGCAACATGAACTTCGTGCGCGCCACGGTCGATTTCACCCGCCGCTGCCGCGAGCTGTGCACGCAGCACGGGGCGCTGCTGATCTACGACGAGGTCATGACCGGTTGCCGCGTGGCGCTGGGCAGCGCGCAAAGCGTGTACGCCCAGTCCATCCCCGGTTTCGAGCCCGACATCACGGTGATGGGCAAGGTCATCGGCGGCGGCATGCCGCTGGCGGCGTTTGGCGGCAAGCGGGCGGTGATGGAGCAACTGGCGCCGCTGGGCGGCGTGTACCAGGCCGGCACGCTGTCGGGCAACCCGGTGGCCACCGCCTGCGGCCTGGCCACGCTGCGCGAAATCAAAAAGCCCGGCTTCTTCGAGACGCTGTCCGCCAAGACGCGCCGGCTGGTCGATGGCCTGAGCGCGGCCGCGCACGAAACCGGCCTGCCGTTTTCGGCCGACTGCGAAGGCGGCATGTTTGGCTTTTTCCTGCTGCCCGAATTGCCGCGGAACTACACGCAGGTGATGAAAACCGACAACACGCGCTTCAATCAGCTGTTCCATGGTTTGCTTGACCGCGGCGTCTACATCGCGCCCGCCCTGTACGAGGCCGGATTCGTCAGCGCCGCGCACACCGACGAAGATCTGGCCGCCACCATCGAGGCAGCGCGCGAGGTTTTCAAATTACTATAA
- the thiD gene encoding bifunctional hydroxymethylpyrimidine kinase/phosphomethylpyrimidine kinase: MTRSSAPDPSRDNDTADASADSDTLPCVLSFNANDPTGAGGLSSDAMVIASIGAHALPVVTGTYVRDTREIIGHAGLGDDAVAEQAGAVAEDIPLHTIKVGFAGSAEAVAAIAAFVSDYPSVPVIAYMPDLSWWSEHDIDHYLDAFRELLLPQTTVLAGNNTTLRHWLLPESATDRRARATDLARAAGEMGVSYVLVTGMPTAGDQLSNVLASAQAELFSQSYERIDAGFLGAGDILSAALAALIATGSELTEAVAEALQYLDQALDHGFRPGMGRAVADRLFWAESDSGGDPAAADPSIDIPHPVNETKH; the protein is encoded by the coding sequence ATGACACGTTCCAGCGCGCCCGATCCGTCGCGGGATAACGACACTGCAGACGCCAGCGCCGATTCCGACACCCTGCCCTGCGTACTCAGCTTCAATGCCAACGACCCGACGGGCGCCGGCGGTCTGAGCAGCGACGCCATGGTCATCGCCTCGATCGGCGCCCACGCATTGCCCGTGGTCACCGGCACCTATGTGCGCGACACGCGCGAGATCATCGGTCATGCCGGCCTGGGCGACGACGCGGTCGCCGAGCAGGCCGGCGCGGTGGCCGAGGACATTCCGCTGCACACCATCAAGGTGGGTTTCGCCGGCAGCGCCGAGGCGGTGGCCGCCATCGCGGCCTTCGTGTCGGACTACCCGTCGGTGCCGGTGATCGCCTACATGCCCGATCTGTCGTGGTGGAGCGAACACGACATCGACCATTACCTCGACGCCTTTCGCGAGCTCCTGCTGCCGCAAACGACCGTGTTGGCGGGCAACAACACCACCTTGCGCCACTGGCTGTTGCCTGAATCCGCCACCGACCGTCGCGCGCGCGCAACGGACTTGGCGCGTGCCGCTGGCGAAATGGGGGTTTCCTACGTGTTGGTCACCGGCATGCCCACGGCCGGCGACCAGCTCAGCAACGTCCTGGCGTCGGCGCAGGCCGAGCTGTTCAGCCAGTCCTATGAGCGCATCGACGCCGGTTTTCTGGGCGCTGGCGACATTCTGTCGGCCGCGCTGGCTGCCTTGATCGCGACCGGCTCCGAACTGACCGAAGCCGTGGCAGAAGCGCTGCAATACCTCGACCAGGCGCTTGATCACGGCTTTCGTCCGGGCATGGGCCGCGCCGTGGCCGACCGCCTTTTCTGGGCCGAATCCGACAGCGGTGGCGACCCAGCCGCCGCCGACCCTTCCATCGACATTCCCCACCCTGTCAATGAAACCAAACACTGA
- a CDS encoding rubredoxin: protein MKTRTWMCLICGWLYDEAEGAPDHGIAPGTAWEQVPMNWTCPECGARKEDFEMVQI, encoded by the coding sequence ATGAAAACAAGGACTTGGATGTGTCTCATCTGCGGCTGGCTCTATGACGAGGCCGAAGGCGCACCCGACCATGGTATCGCGCCGGGTACGGCGTGGGAGCAGGTACCGATGAATTGGACCTGCCCCGAATGCGGGGCGAGGAAGGAAGATTTCGAGATGGTGCAGATCTGA
- a CDS encoding response regulator, with protein sequence MSSKRVLVIDDSNTIRRSAEIFLKQGGHEVMLAEDGFDALAKVNDAQPDVIFCDILMPRLDGYQTCAIIKRNEKFADTPVVMLSSKDGVFDKARGRMVGSQEYLTKPFTKDQLLQAVQQFASANQGAM encoded by the coding sequence ATGTCATCAAAGCGAGTGCTCGTCATTGACGACAGCAACACGATTCGGCGCAGCGCAGAGATTTTTCTCAAGCAAGGTGGCCACGAGGTCATGCTGGCAGAGGACGGTTTCGATGCCCTCGCCAAAGTCAATGACGCGCAGCCGGACGTCATCTTCTGCGACATCCTGATGCCGCGACTTGATGGTTATCAGACTTGCGCCATCATCAAGCGCAATGAAAAATTCGCCGATACGCCTGTCGTTATGCTGTCGTCCAAGGACGGCGTGTTCGACAAGGCGCGTGGTCGAATGGTCGGTTCGCAGGAATATTTGACCAAACCGTTTACCAAGGACCAGCTGCTGCAGGCCGTGCAGCAATTCGCGTCCGCCAACCAAGGAGCTATGTGA
- a CDS encoding response regulator: protein MPIRNVLIVDDSKTELMYLSEMLKKAGFAVTTAENAEDAQRRLDQAKPDLILMDVVMPGQNGFQLTRAISRDPRFADVPIIMCTSKNQETDRVWGMRQGARDYITKPVDQAELMSKIKALG, encoded by the coding sequence ATGCCGATCCGCAACGTGCTGATCGTTGACGATTCCAAGACGGAATTGATGTACCTGAGCGAGATGCTCAAAAAAGCCGGCTTTGCCGTGACCACCGCCGAAAACGCCGAGGATGCGCAGCGCCGTCTCGATCAAGCCAAGCCGGACTTGATCCTGATGGACGTGGTGATGCCTGGCCAGAACGGTTTTCAGCTGACGCGCGCCATTTCGCGTGATCCGCGGTTTGCCGACGTGCCCATCATCATGTGCACCAGCAAAAACCAGGAAACCGACCGCGTCTGGGGCATGCGCCAGGGCGCGCGCGACTACATCACCAAGCCGGTAGACCAGGCTGAGTTGATGAGCAAGATCAAGGCGCTCGGCTAA